One Yoonia sp. BS5-3 genomic window carries:
- the ihfA gene encoding integration host factor subunit alpha, whose product MTAKTLTRMDLADAVHNQVGLSRNDSADLVESVLSHVSDSLVKGETVKISSFGTFSVREKAARIGRNPKTGEEVPIHPRRVLTFRPSHLMKDRVAAGNKR is encoded by the coding sequence ATGACGGCAAAAACATTGACACGAATGGATCTTGCGGATGCAGTGCACAATCAGGTTGGATTGTCACGCAACGACAGTGCCGATCTTGTCGAAAGCGTGTTGTCGCATGTGTCTGACTCTTTGGTGAAAGGCGAGACTGTGAAAATCTCGTCCTTCGGGACTTTTTCAGTCCGCGAGAAAGCGGCCCGGATTGGCCGTAACCCCAAAACAGGTGAAGAAGTGCCAATTCACCCCCGCCGTGTGCTGACATTCCGGCCATCGCATTTGATGAAAGATCGCGTTGCGGCTGGAAATAAGCGCTAA
- a CDS encoding MerR family transcriptional regulator, with product MAKAKDAFRTISEVAEWLDTPTHVLRFWESKFSQIKPVKGAGGRRYYRPSDMELLGGIKQLLHEDGLTIKGTQKLLREKGVKYVATLGASTHAGAATPELAKPAPEPYKQPAVKKAAEAPEASKPAAPAPPAAPEPMQDMFAFDDIPPATETPPAPPPAPDLALPAFPDELLSAPGRVIGTVPADLSALHAKAAQIAPLLSRLEALRDRMRAQ from the coding sequence ATGGCCAAGGCCAAAGACGCCTTCCGCACGATTAGTGAAGTCGCTGAATGGCTTGACACCCCAACCCATGTGTTAAGGTTCTGGGAAAGCAAGTTTTCCCAGATCAAACCTGTCAAAGGTGCGGGCGGGCGCCGATATTATCGCCCTTCCGACATGGAATTATTGGGCGGTATCAAACAGTTGCTGCACGAAGATGGGCTGACCATCAAAGGCACCCAGAAGCTGCTGCGCGAAAAAGGCGTCAAGTATGTAGCAACCCTTGGTGCGTCAACACACGCCGGGGCCGCCACGCCAGAGCTGGCAAAGCCTGCGCCAGAACCGTACAAGCAGCCCGCCGTCAAAAAAGCAGCCGAAGCACCTGAAGCGTCCAAACCTGCCGCCCCAGCGCCCCCTGCTGCGCCAGAGCCGATGCAGGACATGTTCGCCTTTGACGACATCCCGCCTGCAACAGAAACGCCACCTGCCCCGCCACCAGCGCCCGACCTGGCATTGCCTGCTTTCCCAGATGAGCTGCTGTCGGCACCGGGTCGCGTGATCGGTACCGTTCCAGCCGACTTATCGGCGCTGCACGCAAAAGCCGCACAAATCGCGCCGCTGCTCAGCCGCCTGGAAGCCTTGCGCGACCGGATGCGCGCTCAGTAA